In Hermetia illucens chromosome 1, iHerIll2.2.curated.20191125, whole genome shotgun sequence, one genomic interval encodes:
- the LOC119657186 gene encoding uncharacterized protein LOC119657186 isoform X2: MAVSCSVKLPTNKRVFERASSTRISILALLMHTVVVCGSRGSQGETSNGSGPGDENSLGNSVMHRGSGPESTSYHSPRNYPNPHTNNLMMIGLSSCQTVCACKWKGGKQTVECIDRSLITIPENIDASTQVLDMSGNNLQILPHEQFIRANLLNLQKLYLRNCRLGQIDDQAFKGLTNLVELDLSHNLLTAVPSTMLSYIPSLRDLTLASNPIQKIESHSFKTIRSLNKLDLSHCDIQTVAPQAFDGLDALHSLKLNGNKLMELQPRTVETLSELHGVELHDNPWMCDCRLRAAKIWLTTNNIPYPVAPVCAGGPERVIDRTFSELHVDDFACRPEMLPVSHYVKSVAGDNASITCKSSAIPAPNVNWYWNGRLLVNGSTFSTYQRVYIFEDGQFEKRSRLVLTNSQETDSSEFYCVAENKAGTAEANFTLHVSMRAAGMASLGSGQIVGLSAALVILILFVLLIILFLLVRLKRTPFIESKTPNHLEVITAVNQQNSISCKQQPSMNNIGGGPHTNALEVSGMEHKIGGNSNDVNNPANPVQKPPRLTDLAYTTSNYDNSGSVLSGASCFVSPTASAGNNPDLINDTKRFGSGDFADLKIPSVLSSKDCLDPISAAATLGGIERPGSGEYSRAGGCDSLYPSGLWESNHQNHSDDMYLKRATSTTIPGYSYTDKTPIIDNTQMYDMHERTSDFLSKTFPRTHFGAPMSSASATSSIPGGNGSTATTATTLSASLGGSVGSGYPSDYGLPLVPGAEQHIQHTFQQFNHNNNSVTALGSTNGITSSNNNNNSSSKLCTSLSSSSTSASTSIPSTSTTSPSTNPLVTSNHHHQLPAVLPNGMPINAKTIRVWQKGGVPVLPPVTALKRALISSSRNSPDEGYQEGCGTDV; the protein is encoded by the exons ATGGCCGTGAGCTGCTCAGTAAAATTACCGACGAACAAACGCGTGTTTGAGCGCGCGAGTTCAACAAGGATATCGATCCTGGCCCTGCTGATGCACACCGTGGTCGTGTGCGGATCGCGAGGGTCACAAGGCGAAACAAGCAACGGGAGTGGTCCCGGCGACGAGAACTCTCTGGGGAATAGCGTCATGCATCGAGGAAGCGGCCCGGAGAGCACCAGCTATCACAGTCCCCGAAACTACCCCAACCCTCATACGAACAATTTAATGATGATCGGGCTGAGTAGTTGCCAAACAGTTTGCGCCTGCAAGTGGAAGGGCGGCAAGCAGACTGTGGAGTGCATTGATCGCTCCTTGATCACGATCCCAGAGAACATCGATGCATCGACTCAGGTCCTGGATATGTCTGGGAACAACCTGCAGATCCTCCCCCACGAACAGTTCATCCGAGCGAACTTGCTCAATCTGCAGAAACTTTACCTGAGAAATTGTCGATTGGGGCAGATCGACGATCAGGCCTTCAAGGGCTTGACAAACCTGGTCGAGTTGGATCTGTCCCACAACCTCCTCACAGCGGTTCCTTCTACGATGCTGAGCTACATCCCCTCGCTAAGGGATCTGACGCTTGCCTCGAACCCTATCCAGAAGATCGAGAGCCACTcgttcaagaccattcgaagcTTGAACAAATTGGACCTCTCCCATTGTGACATTCAAACCGTGGCACCGCAAGCATTCGATGGTTTGGATGCATTGCATTCACTCAAGCTGAACGGGAACAAGTTAATGGAGTTGCAACCAAGAACAGTTGAGACGCTGAGTGAGTTGCATGGCGTGGAATTGCACGACAATCCATGGATGTGTGATTGTCGACTGCGTGCAGCCAAGATATGGCTGACAACCAACAATATCCCATACCCTGTAGCCCCCGTGTGTGCTGGGGGCCCTGAACGTGTTATTGATCGGACGTTCTCTGAACTTCACGTTGATGACTTTGCATGTCGCCCTGAAATGCTCCCCGTCAGCCACTACGTGAAGTCGGTAGCCGGAGACAATGCGTCGATCACCTGTAAGTCCTCAGCGATCCCGGCACCCAATGTCAACTGGTACTGGAATGGAAGACTGCTAGTCAATGGATCTACCTTCAGCACCTACCAGAGGGTTTACATATTCGAGGACGGCCAATTCGAGAAGCGAAGTCGACTAGTCCTGACCAACTCACAGGAGACTGACTCCAGCGAATTCTACTGCGTAGCAGAGAACAAAGCCGGCACTGCGGAGGCAAACTTTACGCTTCACGTTTCAATGCGAGCAGCCGGGATGGCCTCCCTAGGAAGCGGTCAGATAGTAGGTTTAAGTGCGGCATTAGTTATATTAATCCTATTCGTTTTGCTCATAATCCTCTTCCTGCTGGTCCGGCTGAAgaggacgccgttcattgaaaGTAAAACGCCAAATCATTTAGAAGTAATCACGGCGGTAAACCAGCAGAACTCGATCAGCTGCAAACAGCAACCTTCGATGAACAATATAGGAGGTGGCCCCCATACGAATGCCCTTGAGGTTAGTGGCATGGAGCACAAAATCGGCGGGAATAGCAACGATGTTAATAACCCAGCCAATCCTGTACAGAAGCCACCCAGACTGACTGACTTGGCGTACACGACATCAAACTATGACAATAGTGGGAGCGTTCTTTCCGGCGCTTCGTGTTTTGTATCACCAACAGCGTCGGCTGGAAACAATCCCGATTTGATAAACGATACCAAACGCTTTGGCAGCGGAGATTTTGCCGATTTGAAGATACCCTCGGTGCTTAGCTCAAAAGACTGCTTGGATCCGATAAGTGCGGCTGCGACTCTTGGGGGTATCGAGCGGCCAGGTAGCGGTGAATACAGCAGAGCAGGCGGTTGTGACTCGCTCTACCCTTCTGGATTATGGGAAAGCAATCATCAGAACCACTCGGATGACATGTACCTAAAACGAGCCACAAGCACAACAATCCCCGGGTACAGCTACACTGACAAGACCCCAATTATAGACAATACGCAAATGTATGATATGCACGAAAGGACCTCAGATTTCCTGAGCAAAACCTTCCCAAGGACACACTTTGGGGCACCCATGTCATCAGCGTCGGCCACGTCTTCAATTCCGGGCGGAAATGGTTCGACAGCAACCACTGCAACAACCCTGTCTGCATCGTTAGGCGGCAGTGTGGGCAGTGGCTATCCCTCAGACTACGGTCTTCCACTAGTTCCCGGTGCTGAACAACACATTCAACACACATTTCAGCAATTCAACCACAACAATAATAGCGTAACAGCTTTAGGTTCAACTAATGGCATCACCAGCagtaataacaacaataatagTAGTAGTAAGCTGTGCACATCCCTATCGTCATCGTCAACGTCAGCATCAACGTCAATCCCGTCGACATCGACAACGTCTCCATCAACAAATCCTCTGGTCACATCAAATCACCATCATCAGCTACCCGCAGTTCTACCGAATGGTATGCCAATTAATGCTAAAACAATACGCGTTTGGCAAAAAGGTGGTGTACCCGTGCTACCACCTGTCACCGCCTTAAAACGTGCTTTAATTAGTAGCAGTCGAAATTCACCGGATGAGGGCTACCAGGAAGGTTGCGGCACTGAtgttta A
- the LOC119657186 gene encoding uncharacterized protein LOC119657186 isoform X1, translating to MAVSCSVKLPTNKRVFERASSTRISILALLMHTVVVCGSRGSQGETSNGSGPGDENSLGNSVMHRGSGPESTSYHSPRNYPNPHTNNLMMIGLSSCQTVCACKWKGGKQTVECIDRSLITIPENIDASTQVLDMSGNNLQILPHEQFIRANLLNLQKLYLRNCRLGQIDDQAFKGLTNLVELDLSHNLLTAVPSTMLSYIPSLRDLTLASNPIQKIESHSFKTIRSLNKLDLSHCDIQTVAPQAFDGLDALHSLKLNGNKLMELQPRTVETLSELHGVELHDNPWMCDCRLRAAKIWLTTNNIPYPVAPVCAGGPERVIDRTFSELHVDDFACRPEMLPVSHYVKSVAGDNASITCKSSAIPAPNVNWYWNGRLLVNGSTFSTYQRVYIFEDGQFEKRSRLVLTNSQETDSSEFYCVAENKAGTAEANFTLHVSMRAAGMASLGSGQIVGLSAALVILILFVLLIILFLLVRLKRTPFIESKTPNHLEVITAVNQQNSISCKQQPSMNNIGGGPHTNALEVSGMEHKIGGNSNDVNNPANPVQKPPRLTDLAYTTSNYDNSGSVLSGASCFVSPTASAGNNPDLINDTKRFGSGDFADLKIPSVLSSKDCLDPISAAATLGGIERPGSGEYSRAGGCDSLYPSGLWESNHQNHSDDMYLKRATSTTIPGYSYTDKTPIIDNTQMYDMHERTSDFLSKTFPRTHFGAPMSSASATSSIPGGNGSTATTATTLSASLGGSVGSGYPSDYGLPLVPGAEQHIQHTFQQFNHNNNSVTALGSTNGITSSNNNNNSSSKLCTSLSSSSTSASTSIPSTSTTSPSTNPLVTSNHHHQLPAVLPNGMPINAKTIRVWQKGGVPVLPPVTALKRALISSSRNSPDEGYQEGCGTDV from the coding sequence ATGGCCGTGAGCTGCTCAGTAAAATTACCGACGAACAAACGCGTGTTTGAGCGCGCGAGTTCAACAAGGATATCGATCCTGGCCCTGCTGATGCACACCGTGGTCGTGTGCGGATCGCGAGGGTCACAAGGCGAAACAAGCAACGGGAGTGGTCCCGGCGACGAGAACTCTCTGGGGAATAGCGTCATGCATCGAGGAAGCGGCCCGGAGAGCACCAGCTATCACAGTCCCCGAAACTACCCCAACCCTCATACGAACAATTTAATGATGATCGGGCTGAGTAGTTGCCAAACAGTTTGCGCCTGCAAGTGGAAGGGCGGCAAGCAGACTGTGGAGTGCATTGATCGCTCCTTGATCACGATCCCAGAGAACATCGATGCATCGACTCAGGTCCTGGATATGTCTGGGAACAACCTGCAGATCCTCCCCCACGAACAGTTCATCCGAGCGAACTTGCTCAATCTGCAGAAACTTTACCTGAGAAATTGTCGATTGGGGCAGATCGACGATCAGGCCTTCAAGGGCTTGACAAACCTGGTCGAGTTGGATCTGTCCCACAACCTCCTCACAGCGGTTCCTTCTACGATGCTGAGCTACATCCCCTCGCTAAGGGATCTGACGCTTGCCTCGAACCCTATCCAGAAGATCGAGAGCCACTcgttcaagaccattcgaagcTTGAACAAATTGGACCTCTCCCATTGTGACATTCAAACCGTGGCACCGCAAGCATTCGATGGTTTGGATGCATTGCATTCACTCAAGCTGAACGGGAACAAGTTAATGGAGTTGCAACCAAGAACAGTTGAGACGCTGAGTGAGTTGCATGGCGTGGAATTGCACGACAATCCATGGATGTGTGATTGTCGACTGCGTGCAGCCAAGATATGGCTGACAACCAACAATATCCCATACCCTGTAGCCCCCGTGTGTGCTGGGGGCCCTGAACGTGTTATTGATCGGACGTTCTCTGAACTTCACGTTGATGACTTTGCATGTCGCCCTGAAATGCTCCCCGTCAGCCACTACGTGAAGTCGGTAGCCGGAGACAATGCGTCGATCACCTGTAAGTCCTCAGCGATCCCGGCACCCAATGTCAACTGGTACTGGAATGGAAGACTGCTAGTCAATGGATCTACCTTCAGCACCTACCAGAGGGTTTACATATTCGAGGACGGCCAATTCGAGAAGCGAAGTCGACTAGTCCTGACCAACTCACAGGAGACTGACTCCAGCGAATTCTACTGCGTAGCAGAGAACAAAGCCGGCACTGCGGAGGCAAACTTTACGCTTCACGTTTCAATGCGAGCAGCCGGGATGGCCTCCCTAGGAAGCGGTCAGATAGTAGGTTTAAGTGCGGCATTAGTTATATTAATCCTATTCGTTTTGCTCATAATCCTCTTCCTGCTGGTCCGGCTGAAgaggacgccgttcattgaaaGTAAAACGCCAAATCATTTAGAAGTAATCACGGCGGTAAACCAGCAGAACTCGATCAGCTGCAAACAGCAACCTTCGATGAACAATATAGGAGGTGGCCCCCATACGAATGCCCTTGAGGTTAGTGGCATGGAGCACAAAATCGGCGGGAATAGCAACGATGTTAATAACCCAGCCAATCCTGTACAGAAGCCACCCAGACTGACTGACTTGGCGTACACGACATCAAACTATGACAATAGTGGGAGCGTTCTTTCCGGCGCTTCGTGTTTTGTATCACCAACAGCGTCGGCTGGAAACAATCCCGATTTGATAAACGATACCAAACGCTTTGGCAGCGGAGATTTTGCCGATTTGAAGATACCCTCGGTGCTTAGCTCAAAAGACTGCTTGGATCCGATAAGTGCGGCTGCGACTCTTGGGGGTATCGAGCGGCCAGGTAGCGGTGAATACAGCAGAGCAGGCGGTTGTGACTCGCTCTACCCTTCTGGATTATGGGAAAGCAATCATCAGAACCACTCGGATGACATGTACCTAAAACGAGCCACAAGCACAACAATCCCCGGGTACAGCTACACTGACAAGACCCCAATTATAGACAATACGCAAATGTATGATATGCACGAAAGGACCTCAGATTTCCTGAGCAAAACCTTCCCAAGGACACACTTTGGGGCACCCATGTCATCAGCGTCGGCCACGTCTTCAATTCCGGGCGGAAATGGTTCGACAGCAACCACTGCAACAACCCTGTCTGCATCGTTAGGCGGCAGTGTGGGCAGTGGCTATCCCTCAGACTACGGTCTTCCACTAGTTCCCGGTGCTGAACAACACATTCAACACACATTTCAGCAATTCAACCACAACAATAATAGCGTAACAGCTTTAGGTTCAACTAATGGCATCACCAGCagtaataacaacaataatagTAGTAGTAAGCTGTGCACATCCCTATCGTCATCGTCAACGTCAGCATCAACGTCAATCCCGTCGACATCGACAACGTCTCCATCAACAAATCCTCTGGTCACATCAAATCACCATCATCAGCTACCCGCAGTTCTACCGAATGGTATGCCAATTAATGCTAAAACAATACGCGTTTGGCAAAAAGGTGGTGTACCCGTGCTACCACCTGTCACCGCCTTAAAACGTGCTTTAATTAGTAGCAGTCGAAATTCACCGGATGAGGGCTACCAGGAAGGTTGCGGCACTGAtgttta